A single region of the Mustela lutreola isolate mMusLut2 chromosome 2, mMusLut2.pri, whole genome shotgun sequence genome encodes:
- the LOC131823848 gene encoding C-C chemokine receptor type 3 yields the protein METLTAVMKSVDASVETTVFDYEDSVPCEKVNIRELGAQFLPPLYSLVFVVGLLGNVVVVVILTKYKRLRIMTNIFLLNLAISDLLFLISLVFWIHYVMWNEWVFGSFMCKFISGLYYMGLYSEIFFIILLTIDRYLAIVHAVFALRARTVTFGVVMSVLTWVLAGLATVPEFIFHESQKEDSQHVCLPLYPKNQEDRWKLFHALRMNILGLALPVLIMVVCYSGIIKTLLRCPGKKKYKAIRLIFVIMVVFFVFWTPYNLVLLLSAFQTIFFETNCEQSKHLDVAMQVTEVIAYTHCCVNPVIYAFVGERFQEHLCHFFRRHVVTYLGKYIPFLPSEKSDRVSFSVSPSTGEQEFSFVF from the coding sequence ATGGAGACCCTCACAGCCGTGATGAAGAGCGTGGATGCGTCTGTTGAGACCACAGTGTTCGACTATGAGGATTCAGTGCCATGTGAAAAAGTCAACatcagggagctgggagcccagttcTTGCCTCCGCTGTACTCCCTGGTGTTCGTGGTTGGTCTGCTGGGcaatgtggtggtggtggtcatcCTCACAAAATATAAGAGGCTCCGGATTATGACCAACATCTTCCTGCTCAATTTGGCCATTTCTGACTTGCTCTTTCTAATCTCTCTGGTATTCTGGATTCACTATGTTATGTGGAATGAGTGGGTTTTTGGTTCCTTCATGTGTAAATTCATCTCTGGGCTTTATTACATGGGCTTATATAGTGAGATCTTTTTCATCATCCTGCTGACCATAGACCGGTACCTGGCCATTGTCCACGCCGTGTTTGCCTTACGAGCCCGGACTGTCACTTTCGGTGTCGTCATGAGTGTTCTAACCTGGGTCCTGGCAGGGCTAGCAACTGTCCCTGAATTTATCTTCCATGAGTCCCAAAAGGAGGACTCCCAACatgtctgcttgcctctctacccaAAAAACCAAGAAGATAGATGGAAGCTTTTCCATGCCCTGAGAATGAATATCTTGGGTCttgctctgcctgtgctcatcATGGTTGTCTGCTACTCTGGAATCATTAAAACACTGCTGAGATGCCCCGGTAAGAAAAAGTACAAGGCCATCCGGCTCATTTTTGTCATCATGGTGGTCTTTTTCGTTTTCTGGACACCCTACAACCTggtcctcctcctctctgcttttcaAACAATCTTCTTTGAGACAAACTGTGAGCAGAGCAAGCATCTGGACGTGGCCATGCAGGTGACGGAGGTGATCGCCTACACACACTGCTGCGTCAACCCCGTCATCTATGCCTTCGTCGGGGAGAGGTTCCAGGAGCATCTCTGCCACTTCTTCCGCAGGCACGTGGTCACCTACCTGGGAAAATACATCCCGTTCCTTCCCAGCGAGAAGTCAGACAGAGTCAGCTTCTCTGTATCCCCATCAACAGGGGAACAGGAattctcatttgtattttaa